The window tattgCCTTGAATTGATTTGCAACAGTTGAACAAAAAGAAGTATCAAAGTGAAATAACACTTACACTAAAACCAACTTGCACAATCATTTCAGACAACAGAATCAGTTAAATACAACAAAGTCAATGATATAGGCAAATCCTGACTGCCAAGTTCTCCCAAAAGGAAGCCAAAACATAAGCAAAGCCCACCAATGCCACAATGAAGGCATGTAATATGGGCATATACATGGATATTTGAGTTCCATTTAGTCAAATTTCATAGAAATGTCTGCAATAATTTAGAAAGTTATCCACCATACATCAAAGTAATACATGAAATGTCAGTTTTCTCAAGCAACTGCACAATAACAAAGACCTCTTTTTATTATCCAAAGATAAAACTCTCACCACCTTAGACTCTAATTCGGATCAAGTCTGAGTTTACTGCAATCCATAACAAGGACAAAATCAAGTGGACTTCCAGCAGAGGTACTTTAATCTTGTTACACTGAATGGAAGGAGCTAACTAGTTATCCAACCAAACGTAAATAATTGCTAGACATGGAACTTAATAACAAAAGGGTTACTTTTCAAATATTCAAGAATCAAGTATGGGTATTCAAGATCAATTAACGAACTTGGTCGTCAACATATTATTGAATTTGGCACACACAATACATTGATATGCctattatttttttccttcttgttctttCCTCGATACAGAGCTCATAGTCACACATAACTGCTCATGTGACTATACTTAAGAGCAACATCCACTTCTCAAACTCTGCAGTAGCCTCAGGTACCCAAACTCTTCTGGTCTGATGTACCCATGCCGGAAAAGGAAATGAATAATGACAAGATTACAGTTTGCTTTAAAAAACGATGTACTTCTAATGACATTTGCAACTTGTGTAACTGGGACCAATCGAAAACTTTCAACCTCCCCATCCTCATTATGAGGAACAAAGCCTTCAGCAGGAAGCTTAAGATCATAACAAAACAGGACATCTCTCTTCATCCTATATCCTTCTATGTCAACGTACGACACAGCTCCAACTGGCACAGCTTGACGCGAAATAGACCTCGGTATCCCCGCCTCCTCTTTACATTCCTTAACAACATTCTCCCCGCAAGAAATGCCATGTGGCAATCCCCCTGCTACTAAATGATCCAGCATTCCTGGATAAGTGGATTTTGTTGGACTTCTCTTCGCTAACCATAAAAATTTCTGGTCATTTTTCTCAACATAGCCACTCATATGAATCCCATAAGCTTTTATACCAAAATACGGCGCAGCTGCTCGTTCCAGCGAGAAAAATACTGGTTCCCCAAAAGATGAAACTACCGGATATAACTCATTTCTTATGCCTGGAATTAATTCGCCTAATGACTTCACAACATTTGCTACAGCTTTCGTTCGATCCTCAGGTGTCCTCAGGTTTGGATGTAAAGTGCAATATTGACTACTATTATTTCGGGGGAAAATGAATACATTTTGAAATGGCTTAAGATAATCAGCAAACACGTGGTGTACGTATCCAATTATTTGGTCTTCAATCA of the Nicotiana tabacum cultivar K326 chromosome 7, ASM71507v2, whole genome shotgun sequence genome contains:
- the LOC107772272 gene encoding nudix hydrolase 20, chloroplastic-like; the protein is MGCNYYCHSISQRLPRFISYTPIPIPIPIPCLRSPISPFRCRQLRSFAISAAGGSIFTWDDVFQLPESPQNDSSTLSAFFDKIKLCNRNSEKQSEFMPFVIEDQIIGYVHHVFADYLKPFQNVFIFPRNNSSQYCTLHPNLRTPEDRTKAVANVVKSLGELIPGIRNELYPVVSSFGEPVFFSLERAAAPYFGIKAYGIHMSGYVEKNDQKFLWLAKRSPTKSTYPGMLDHLVAGGLPHGISCGENVVKECKEEAGIPRSISRQAVPVGAVSYVDIEGYRMKRDVLFCYDLKLPAEGFVPHNEDGEVESFRLVPVTQVANVIRSTSFFKANCNLVIIHFLFRHGYIRPEEFGYLRLLQSLRSGCCS